From one Triticum urartu cultivar G1812 chromosome 3, Tu2.1, whole genome shotgun sequence genomic stretch:
- the LOC125546971 gene encoding rhomboid-like protein 20 has product MAAGKAPPGSRRPGARNRALEVVSRKSENIKALLILYYYFPPKPQNFHCPTGQLHVCCPSTGQTRLDPEAAPSARSLLRGRIHRPEHQRVHRPLVSSSPPSRPPAISGGLPGFHNAPVSRAVVVAAALFSVPFGLRSRFLDLGLSHQNLYENLRIWRVIASLFAFSSSPELIFGVALLYYFRVFERQIGSNKYAVFIVFSMTVSVLLQILALGYLKDPSFNPLTSGPYGLIFASYVPFFFDIPISTKFRIFGLQLCDKSFVYLAGLQLLFSSGRRSVIPGLSGILAGLLYRLNIFGIRRLKVPEYVTSLFSRLSWPFPNNSYQRLPIATTDENIPHRQTHQMQGTHTTTPDPTESSIATLVSMGFDPASAIQALALTNNDVNLASNILLEAQST; this is encoded by the exons ATGGCTGCCGGCAAGGCACCGCCCGGGTCCAGGCGACCCGGCGCCCGCAACCGCGCCC TAGAAGTCGTGTCACGAAAATCAGAAAATATCAAAGCGCTCCTTATATTATACTACTACTTTCCTCCTAAACCACAAAATTTCCACTGTCCCACCGGCCAGCTCCACGTGTGTTGCCCTTCCACAGGTCAGACTCGGCTCGACCCTGAAGCTGCTCCGTCGGCGCGCAGCCTGCTCCGCGGCCGCATCCACCGACCAGAGCACCAGAGGGTACACCGCCCGCTCGTCTCCTCCAGCCCCCCCTCCCGACCGCCGGCGATAAGCGGCGGACTTCCGGGTTTCC ACAATGCGCCGGTGTCGAGGGCCGTGGTCGTCGCCGCCGCGCTCTTCTCCGTCCCGTTCGGCCTCCGCTCCCGCTTCCTCGACCTAGGCCTGTCCCACCAG AATCTTTACGAAAATCTGCGGATATGGAGGGTGATTGCCTCGTTGTTTGCCTTCTCGTCATCGCCTGAGCTCATCTTTGGGGTGGCCTTGCTCTACTACTTCAGGGTGTTCGAGCGTCAGataggttcaaacaagtatgCT GTGTTCATAGTCTTCTCCATGACGGTGTCTGTACTGCTTCAGATCCTAGCTTTAGGTTATCTGAAAG ATCCATCTTTCAATCCATTAACATCTGGACCATATGGCCTCATATTTGCATCTTATGTACCCTTCTTCTTTGACATTCCCATCTCAACAAAGTTTCGCATATTTGGACTGCAATTATGTGACAAGTCATTCGTATATTTGGCAGGGCTCCAG CTTCTTTTCTCATCTGGAAGACGTTCTGTTATACCTGGACTGTCTGGTATATTGGCTGGGCTTTTGTACCGTCTGAATATATTTGGTATCCGCAGGCTAAAG GTCCCAGAGTATGTAACTTCATTGTTTTCACGGTTATCATGGCCCTTCCCTAACAACTCTTATCAAAGATTGCCAATTGCAACAACTGATGAGAACATTCCTCATCGCCAGACTCATCAAATGCAG GGCACGCACACAACTACCCCAGATCCAACGGAGTCGTCAATTGCCACGCTTGTTTCCATGGGTTTTGACCCTGCTTCTGCAATTCAGGCTCTTGCACTGACAAATAATGACGTAAATTTAGCCTCGAACATCCTGCTTGAAGCACAATCGACATAG